Genomic segment of Halostella limicola:
GTCACAGATAGCGGCCGGTGTTTCCGATACTCCCCGCTGCCGAAGGCGGACCACCCACAGTTATGCTGTCGGCCATGCCGGTGTAGCACATGACGGAGTTCTCACGGCGGGTCGAACAGGTGTCGATCAGCGGCATCCGCGAAGTGTTCGAGGCGGCGGGCGAGGAGGCGATCAACCTCGGCCTCGGGCAGCCGGACTTCCCCACGCCGGGCCACGCCCGACAGGCCGCGGTCGAGGCGATCGAGGCCGGCTCGGCCGACGCCTACACCTCGAACAAGGGGACGCTCCCCCTCCGGGAGGCGATCAGCGCGAAGTACGACCGCGACAACCGGTTCTCGGTCGACCCCGAGAACGTCATCGCCACCGCGGGCGGGAGCGAGGCGCTCCACCTCGCGATGGAGGCCCACGTCGACCCGGGCGAGGAGGTCATCTTCCCCGATCCCGGCTTCGTCTCCTACGACGCGCTGACCCATCTCGCCGACGGCACCCCGAAGCCCGTCGGCCTGCGCGAGGACCTCACGATGGACCCCGCGACGGTCGAGGAGGCGATCACCGAGGACACCGCGGCGTTCGTCGTCAACAGCCCCGCGAACCCGACCGGCGCGGTCCAGAGCGAGGACGACATGCGGGAGTTCGCCCGCATCGCCGACGAGCACGACGTGCTCTGCATCTCCGACGAGGTGTACGAGTACA
This window contains:
- a CDS encoding pyridoxal phosphate-dependent aminotransferase — its product is MTEFSRRVEQVSISGIREVFEAAGEEAINLGLGQPDFPTPGHARQAAVEAIEAGSADAYTSNKGTLPLREAISAKYDRDNRFSVDPENVIATAGGSEALHLAMEAHVDPGEEVIFPDPGFVSYDALTHLADGTPKPVGLREDLTMDPATVEEAITEDTAAFVVNSPANPTGAVQSEDDMREFARIADEHDVLCISDEVYEYIVFDGEHVSPMAFAESDNVVVVGACSKTYSMTGWRLGWVTGSHERIERMLRVHQYMQACASAPAQYAAEAALTGPQDPVEEMVAAFEERRDVLLDGLADIGLDTPTPRGAFYAMPKVPEGWVDECIDRGVVVVPGEAFGEHGEGYARISYATGTEDLKAALEVMREAANAVR